In Candidatus Atribacteria bacterium ADurb.Bin276, a single window of DNA contains:
- a CDS encoding DNA polymerase V subunit UmuD has translation MKFTGFANPSEQFAEKRLDLNALLIRHPAATFLLRAKGEDSKNLGICSGDILVIDRSIQPGDNALVVAAVEGTLRLSRVRAKNGKLLLPIGGEARVVGVVTAVIHFPG, from the coding sequence TTGAAATTTACCGGTTTTGCCAACCCATCAGAACAATTTGCCGAGAAGCGCCTGGATTTGAATGCTCTGCTTATCCGACACCCGGCCGCCACCTTTCTTTTGCGGGCGAAAGGAGAAGACAGCAAGAACCTCGGTATTTGCTCGGGTGACATCCTGGTGATAGACCGGTCAATCCAACCCGGGGATAATGCCTTGGTAGTAGCAGCGGTAGAAGGAACGTTGCGATTGTCACGGGTAAGAGCAAAGAATGGAAAATTGCTGCTTCCCATTGGTGGAGAAGCTCGGGTGGTCGGTGTGGTGACCGCCGTTATCCACTTTCCAGGGTAA
- the lexA gene encoding LexA repressor, translated as MKFNLWLAEKLKKLGLTQRKLAEQAGVSPATVSRWLSGEFEPDLANLRKINQVLGVPERELFLQLGLVGKDFFTLDEGEVMIPVLGNSIPCGKPGGELEECIEGYEVFKRSLLPFPVSDSSLDGIRSYLIHAKGDSMQGDGIRNGDRVLFSPDLEARSGDIVIAYIEDEGFTIKRIFFQNSTVILQASNPAFPPIVVQPGIQEIRIIGKVIMHIGFH; from the coding sequence ATGAAATTCAACTTATGGTTAGCGGAAAAACTAAAAAAGCTGGGATTGACTCAGAGGAAACTGGCCGAACAAGCTGGTGTCTCTCCTGCAACGGTTTCTCGCTGGCTGAGTGGAGAATTTGAACCGGATTTAGCCAACCTTCGGAAGATTAACCAAGTATTGGGAGTCCCGGAGCGTGAGCTCTTCTTGCAGTTAGGTTTGGTTGGGAAAGATTTCTTTACTCTTGATGAAGGTGAAGTTATGATACCGGTGTTGGGAAACTCGATTCCCTGTGGGAAACCTGGCGGTGAGTTGGAAGAATGTATCGAAGGGTACGAGGTTTTTAAAAGGAGCCTTCTCCCTTTCCCGGTGTCGGATTCATCTCTGGATGGAATCCGATCTTACCTCATTCATGCCAAAGGAGATAGTATGCAGGGCGATGGTATTCGCAATGGTGATCGAGTCCTTTTTTCTCCCGACTTGGAAGCCCGCAGCGGTGATATAGTCATTGCTTATATTGAGGATGAAGGCTTTACCATCAAGAGAATTTTTTTTCAAAATAGTACCGTTATTCTGCAAGCCTCTAATCCAGCTTTCCCCCCTATCGTTGTTCAACCAGGAATTCAAGAAATCCGG